The following proteins come from a genomic window of Vibrio vulnificus NBRC 15645 = ATCC 27562:
- the helD gene encoding DNA helicase IV: protein MLLTANKTAQFFIQKEYHHVELQGQSLLLVSVGSEEHIPFTVWNGEIHVKRGLFWGALQFFAHPVEGKQQSWLVQGLPWPECKQFARNAVEQYQQWHDQQCRQLSQYLPIWEDGLHRLIYLPAYLPHSTVDTWVRDVHGQLKEMNMTLDEAKQRLPERVAAMESWLLDGEQAIQLRNLSWLEQERQNWEVLFNQIESSPLNVSQQHAVLLNDDHNLVLAGAGSGKTSVLTARVAYLLQSHQATDEQMLLLAFGRDAAQELKQRLVDKIGLAAQNTSVSTFHQLGLSIIHQVESKPVEISPIALDDKLRQAWCVDWLKKHWMTPTNFKRWQKHLTKWPIAYLTGDDELGSQSENPKLIAWLDRQLTQFASLGFSKKEIQERLVELPDYTRLNSELSLCWPCFSAWQKMLKETEQIDFPTMISRATKYVKEGKFVSPWRFIMVDEYQDISPDRLALVEALCETTHQQPGASLFAVGDDWQAIYQFAGADVDLTTGFQQRFEHSTVHHLDTTYRFNNMIGEVANRFIQANPRQLVKTLQSHKQQKQKAVHTAPSNSVEKILDQLDRKSDKQKSVLLLGRNHYHKPDLYDDWVKRFKNLSLNFMTCHASKGKEADYVIILCVDEGQFPAKKKQLHVDGALTQSSDTFAYADERRLFYVALTRAKEKVWITHSGAGSGFVQELLENDYPVVKHNS, encoded by the coding sequence ATGCTGCTAACGGCCAATAAAACCGCCCAGTTTTTTATCCAAAAAGAGTATCACCATGTCGAATTGCAAGGTCAGTCTCTCCTCTTGGTATCGGTCGGAAGCGAGGAGCACATTCCATTTACGGTTTGGAATGGTGAGATTCACGTAAAACGAGGCTTGTTTTGGGGGGCGTTGCAGTTTTTTGCGCATCCGGTCGAAGGTAAGCAGCAGAGCTGGCTGGTACAAGGTCTTCCATGGCCAGAGTGCAAACAATTTGCTCGGAATGCGGTGGAGCAATATCAACAGTGGCACGATCAGCAATGTCGCCAATTGAGTCAGTATTTGCCGATTTGGGAAGACGGGTTACACCGTTTAATCTATTTACCGGCTTATTTACCGCATTCAACCGTAGACACTTGGGTTCGCGATGTTCATGGTCAATTAAAAGAGATGAACATGACGCTTGATGAAGCGAAACAGCGACTGCCAGAACGGGTGGCTGCGATGGAAAGCTGGCTACTTGATGGAGAGCAAGCGATTCAACTGCGCAATTTGTCTTGGCTTGAACAGGAAAGGCAAAATTGGGAAGTGTTGTTCAATCAAATCGAATCTTCGCCGCTCAATGTTTCTCAGCAACATGCGGTGTTGCTGAATGATGATCACAATCTCGTCTTGGCTGGGGCAGGTTCAGGGAAAACCAGCGTGTTGACCGCCCGGGTGGCGTATTTATTACAAAGCCATCAAGCGACAGATGAACAAATGCTGTTGTTGGCGTTTGGTCGTGATGCTGCTCAGGAGCTGAAACAGCGCTTGGTGGATAAAATAGGACTTGCCGCGCAAAACACCAGTGTGTCTACTTTCCATCAGTTAGGCTTGTCGATCATTCATCAAGTGGAAAGTAAGCCTGTTGAGATTTCTCCCATCGCTTTGGATGACAAATTGCGTCAAGCATGGTGTGTGGATTGGCTGAAAAAGCATTGGATGACCCCAACTAACTTCAAGCGTTGGCAAAAACATTTAACCAAATGGCCGATTGCCTACCTCACAGGGGACGATGAGTTGGGCAGCCAATCAGAAAACCCCAAGTTGATTGCTTGGCTGGACAGGCAGCTGACTCAATTTGCGTCACTAGGTTTTAGTAAGAAAGAGATCCAAGAGCGTTTGGTCGAATTACCAGACTACACGCGTTTGAACAGCGAACTGTCACTGTGTTGGCCATGCTTCAGCGCATGGCAAAAAATGCTGAAAGAGACCGAGCAGATCGATTTTCCAACCATGATCAGTCGTGCAACGAAATACGTCAAAGAAGGGAAGTTTGTCTCTCCTTGGCGTTTCATTATGGTCGACGAATATCAGGACATTTCACCCGATCGGCTTGCCTTGGTTGAAGCGCTATGCGAGACAACCCATCAGCAGCCAGGCGCCTCTCTGTTTGCCGTCGGTGATGACTGGCAGGCGATTTATCAGTTTGCTGGGGCGGATGTTGATTTAACCACGGGTTTCCAACAGCGCTTTGAGCACTCAACGGTGCATCACCTTGATACCACTTATCGTTTTAATAATATGATTGGAGAGGTGGCGAATCGATTTATTCAGGCGAATCCACGACAACTGGTGAAAACGCTGCAGAGTCACAAACAGCAGAAACAAAAAGCAGTACACACAGCGCCAAGTAACTCGGTAGAAAAGATCCTCGATCAGTTGGATAGAAAGTCGGACAAGCAGAAATCAGTGCTGCTACTTGGTCGCAATCACTATCACAAGCCGGACCTTTATGATGATTGGGTCAAACGCTTCAAAAACCTGTCGCTCAACTTCATGACTTGCCACGCCAGTAAGGGCAAAGAAGCGGATTACGTGATTATTCTTTGCGTTGATGAAGGGCAGTTCCCTGCCAAGAAAAAACAGCTGCATGTTGATGGCGCACTAACTCAATCTTCAGACACCTTTGCGTATGCCGATGAGAGACGCTTGTTTTATGTGGCGTTAACTCGCGCCAAAGAGAAGGTTTGGATCACACACAGTGGTGCAGGTTCCGGATTTGTTCAGGAGCTGTTGGAAAACGACTACCCAGTGGTGAAACACAACAGCTAG
- the yccS gene encoding YccS family putative transporter, translated as MNLRFKLRHFWANKTISYSVLILITLLGVVVPAWYYEQNTLITPLILGVIAAALAESDDSFSGRIKAVLLTFICFAIAAFSIELLFNTPWLFAIGLFVSTFGFIMLGAVGPKYASIAFGSLLIAIYAMLGAHQSVNIWFQPLLLLSGAAWYYFMSMVWQILWPMQPVQQSLANVFHQLANYLDAKAQLFHPVTNMTPQPMRINAASLNARTVNALNNCKQTLLSRSKRGHIDGPSDRFLNIYFIAQDIHERVSSSHYRYQDLAVQFERSDILFRFKYLLEAQATACREIAESLRLGNEYNHASHSILALAELQNALSYLQEQKNPKWSHLLGQLNYLFNNLATVEKQFNNISNPDAEKLEENLLDDTNPHTLKAMFQRIRANFNKDSMLFRHAIRMAIALTAGYGVIYGFEIERGYWILLTTLFVCQPNYSATKQKLVARIAGTFAGLLIGVPLLTFFPSQESQLVFIVLSGVLFFAFRINNYGFATGFITLLVLFCFNQLGEGYAVVLPRLADTLIGCALAVAAVVLILPDWQSRRLHKVMSDAIDANKQYLLQIIGQYRIGKKDSLAYRIARRDAHNQDANLSSAISNMLIEPGKYQTAVDESFRFLTLNHAMLSYISALGAHRTRLDDESTHQLVLDAHRTIHQHLETLQSQLYNRCDDCDVDTSNAADLEKRLSEWREDDEGSARMVLQQLHLIYRMMPELHSLASKLAVRTQ; from the coding sequence GTGAACTTACGTTTCAAACTCCGTCACTTTTGGGCCAATAAAACCATTAGCTATAGTGTATTGATCCTCATCACTTTGCTCGGTGTTGTCGTACCAGCTTGGTACTACGAACAAAATACCTTGATCACGCCTTTAATCCTCGGTGTTATTGCCGCCGCTTTGGCGGAAAGTGATGACAGTTTTAGCGGCAGAATAAAAGCCGTGTTGCTCACGTTTATCTGTTTTGCTATCGCGGCTTTTTCGATTGAGCTTCTCTTTAATACACCATGGCTCTTTGCTATTGGGCTCTTTGTTTCTACCTTTGGCTTTATTATGTTGGGCGCAGTTGGCCCTAAATACGCCAGCATCGCCTTTGGCTCTTTGCTTATCGCAATCTATGCCATGCTCGGAGCACACCAGAGTGTCAATATTTGGTTTCAGCCATTATTGCTACTCTCAGGCGCCGCATGGTACTACTTTATGTCGATGGTTTGGCAAATCCTCTGGCCCATGCAGCCAGTCCAGCAAAGCCTAGCCAACGTTTTTCACCAGTTGGCCAATTATCTTGATGCAAAGGCGCAACTCTTCCATCCCGTAACCAACATGACACCTCAACCGATGCGCATTAACGCCGCAAGCCTCAATGCCCGGACGGTTAATGCACTCAATAACTGTAAACAGACGTTGCTGAGCCGCTCGAAACGAGGTCATATTGATGGGCCAAGTGACCGCTTCCTTAATATTTACTTTATTGCGCAGGATATTCACGAGCGAGTCAGCTCGAGCCATTACCGCTATCAAGATCTTGCTGTGCAGTTCGAGCGGTCAGATATTTTGTTCCGCTTTAAGTATTTGCTTGAGGCGCAAGCGACCGCCTGTCGAGAAATTGCCGAATCGTTGCGCTTAGGCAACGAGTATAACCACGCGTCTCACTCCATTCTGGCTTTGGCAGAGCTACAAAACGCATTGAGCTACCTCCAAGAGCAAAAAAATCCAAAATGGTCTCATCTTCTCGGCCAACTTAACTACTTGTTCAATAACCTCGCTACCGTTGAAAAGCAGTTTAATAACATCAGTAATCCTGATGCGGAAAAATTGGAAGAAAATTTGCTGGACGATACGAATCCGCATACTCTTAAAGCCATGTTTCAGCGCATTCGGGCCAACTTCAACAAAGACTCGATGCTGTTTCGTCACGCCATTCGTATGGCGATAGCATTGACTGCCGGTTATGGCGTGATCTATGGATTCGAGATTGAAAGAGGCTATTGGATCCTATTAACCACTTTGTTTGTTTGCCAACCAAACTACAGCGCAACAAAACAAAAGCTGGTTGCACGTATTGCAGGCACTTTTGCTGGCTTACTTATCGGTGTTCCCCTACTCACGTTTTTCCCATCGCAAGAAAGCCAATTGGTGTTTATCGTCCTCTCTGGCGTGCTCTTTTTTGCCTTTAGGATTAATAACTACGGATTTGCGACTGGTTTCATCACCCTACTCGTGCTCTTTTGCTTCAACCAGTTGGGCGAAGGTTATGCGGTCGTATTGCCTCGGTTGGCCGATACGCTCATCGGTTGTGCACTTGCCGTTGCTGCTGTGGTTTTGATTCTGCCTGACTGGCAGTCTCGTCGCTTACACAAAGTGATGTCTGATGCGATAGACGCCAACAAGCAGTACTTACTGCAAATCATTGGTCAGTACCGGATTGGTAAAAAAGATAGCCTCGCTTATCGTATCGCACGTCGCGATGCGCATAACCAAGATGCCAATCTTTCGTCTGCGATCAGTAACATGCTGATCGAGCCTGGGAAGTATCAGACAGCGGTCGATGAGAGCTTCCGTTTTCTCACACTTAATCATGCCATGCTAAGCTACATCTCTGCCCTTGGAGCTCACCGCACTCGCTTGGATGACGAATCCACACATCAATTGGTACTCGACGCGCACCGAACAATCCACCAGCACTTAGAGACGCTTCAATCTCAGTTGTACAATCGTTGTGATGATTGTGATGTCGACACAAGTAACGCCGCGGACTTGGAAAAGCGATTGAGTGAATGGCGTGAAGATGACGAAGGCAGTGCTCGCATGGTACTTCAACAACTGCACTTAATTTATCGAATGATGCCAGAGTTACACTCATTAGCCAGTAAGCTTGCAGTACGCACGCAGTAA
- a CDS encoding hydroxymethylglutaryl-CoA reductase, whose translation MPVKTTQNKNIHTALRCLDSAQQIEQKLNPNYAPPKRTLPKSPFISDKTLKKRWDVVNCHATQDQLLDQHTLEHMTLYQKNIEHFVGTVKVPVGLAGPLRVNGLFASDDYLIPLATTEAALVASYSRGAHLITAAGGATAMLVNEGVTRTPVFAFTNLVSAGQFVAWVTTHYDRFKQIAESTTSHGTLSDININMEGNHVYLMFEYQTGDASGQNMVTIATNAVFQSILETCPIDIKEAFLDGNLSGDKKANSKTLTSVRGKKVIAEVTLSREMVEKYLHTTPEKMVKFGQMTTTGAALSGGIGVNAHYANALTALYLACGQDAACVAESAIGITRMELAADGHLYASVTLPNLMVGTVGGGTGLPSQKACLDILGLYGQGNARALAEVCAALCLAGELSIVGAFAAGHFSRAHHKLAR comes from the coding sequence ATGCCCGTTAAAACTACGCAAAATAAAAATATTCATACCGCACTTCGCTGTCTAGATAGCGCCCAACAAATAGAGCAAAAACTCAACCCCAATTACGCACCACCAAAACGTACCTTACCCAAGAGCCCCTTTATTAGTGATAAAACCCTAAAGAAGCGTTGGGATGTGGTGAACTGTCATGCCACTCAAGACCAATTATTAGATCAACATACTCTTGAACACATGACGCTCTATCAAAAGAACATTGAGCACTTTGTCGGTACGGTGAAGGTCCCTGTTGGGCTAGCGGGACCATTGCGCGTAAATGGCTTATTTGCCAGCGATGATTATTTGATCCCCCTTGCCACGACAGAGGCCGCTTTGGTAGCTTCCTATTCACGTGGGGCCCATCTCATTACCGCAGCCGGCGGAGCAACGGCCATGCTAGTGAATGAAGGCGTGACACGCACCCCCGTATTTGCATTCACGAACTTAGTCTCCGCGGGTCAGTTTGTCGCTTGGGTGACCACCCACTACGATCGTTTTAAGCAAATCGCCGAATCCACGACTTCGCATGGTACGCTCAGTGACATCAATATCAACATGGAAGGCAATCATGTCTACCTAATGTTTGAATACCAAACAGGCGACGCCTCTGGGCAAAATATGGTGACCATCGCCACCAACGCCGTATTTCAATCGATATTGGAAACCTGCCCCATCGACATTAAAGAAGCCTTTCTAGATGGCAATCTCTCAGGAGATAAGAAAGCAAACAGCAAAACACTGACAAGCGTTCGCGGGAAAAAGGTGATCGCCGAAGTGACCCTTTCCCGCGAGATGGTTGAAAAGTATTTGCATACTACGCCGGAAAAAATGGTCAAATTCGGCCAGATGACAACGACGGGTGCGGCATTGAGTGGAGGAATTGGTGTTAATGCCCATTACGCCAATGCGTTAACGGCACTCTATTTGGCTTGTGGACAAGATGCCGCTTGCGTGGCCGAATCAGCCATTGGCATTACCCGAATGGAACTTGCCGCCGATGGGCACTTATATGCCAGCGTGACACTGCCAAACCTGATGGTCGGAACCGTTGGTGGCGGCACTGGCCTACCAAGCCAAAAAGCCTGTCTAGACATTTTAGGCCTTTATGGACAAGGCAACGCGCGTGCATTGGCTGAAGTTTGTGCTGCACTTTGCTTGGCCGGAGAGCTTTCGATTGTTGGTGCTTTTGCCGCTGGGCATTTTTCTCGCGCGCACCACAAACTGGCTCGCTAA
- a CDS encoding YgjV family protein, which translates to MEMNMVEILGYAASIMVAISLMMKDIVRLRVLNFIGCALFTAYGLMIDAWPVVVTNGFIACVNVYFLAKMQQEKKTLTPEKA; encoded by the coding sequence ATGGAAATGAATATGGTTGAAATTCTAGGCTACGCAGCTTCAATCATGGTTGCAATCTCACTAATGATGAAGGACATCGTTCGTCTGCGCGTTTTAAACTTCATCGGTTGTGCACTGTTCACTGCATACGGTCTAATGATTGACGCATGGCCAGTGGTTGTGACTAACGGCTTTATTGCGTGTGTCAACGTCTACTTCCTAGCCAAAATGCAGCAGGAAAAAAAAACTCTAACGCCTGAAAAAGCGTAA
- the cueR gene encoding Cu(I)-responsive transcriptional regulator translates to MNIGAIAKLTGLSSKSIRMYEEKGIISPPLRSDAGYREYGQKHIVELNLVSRAKNAGFSLQECKEFVQLAQNPNRKSSEVKEKTKEKLAEIEQKLAHLHEIKKQLESWVSSCPGNSDSHCPIIEELTK, encoded by the coding sequence ATGAACATAGGTGCTATTGCAAAATTAACCGGATTATCAAGCAAATCCATTCGCATGTACGAAGAAAAAGGCATTATTTCACCGCCGCTACGCAGTGACGCCGGCTATCGCGAATATGGGCAAAAGCACATTGTTGAACTCAATCTGGTATCACGCGCTAAAAATGCAGGGTTTTCTCTCCAAGAGTGTAAAGAATTTGTTCAGCTAGCACAAAACCCTAACCGTAAAAGCAGCGAAGTCAAAGAGAAGACCAAAGAAAAACTGGCTGAAATTGAACAGAAGTTGGCGCATTTGCACGAGATAAAAAAACAGTTGGAAAGTTGGGTTTCCTCCTGCCCTGGTAACTCAGATAGTCATTGCCCGATAATCGAAGAGCTCACTAAATAG
- the vctC gene encoding iron chelate ABC transporter ATP-binding protein VctC, translating into MIVLDKLTKHFGKFAVVSAASGQFEKGSVTSIIGPNGAGKSTLLSMASRLLDRDGGAVLIEGKEIQTWDNKVLAKKLAVLRQANSITMRFTVREMVAFGRFPHSGGRLTAQDQQQIDRAIQYLDLSDIQDKYLDELSGGQRQLAFIAMVIAQDTDYVFLDEPLNNLDIRHSKQIMQTICRLAKEMNKAVVVVIHDINFAACYSDQIIALKKGQIVASGSVEEVIEEAVLEQIYETPFSVIERDGKRMCTYF; encoded by the coding sequence ATGATTGTTCTAGATAAACTCACTAAACATTTTGGCAAGTTTGCTGTTGTGTCGGCAGCCAGTGGTCAATTTGAAAAAGGAAGTGTCACCTCCATTATTGGGCCGAATGGGGCCGGTAAAAGTACACTGCTGTCGATGGCTTCGCGTTTGCTTGATCGTGATGGCGGGGCGGTGTTGATCGAAGGGAAAGAGATTCAAACGTGGGACAACAAAGTCCTTGCGAAGAAATTGGCTGTTTTACGCCAAGCAAACAGCATTACGATGCGATTTACTGTTCGAGAAATGGTGGCCTTTGGCCGTTTTCCTCATTCTGGCGGTCGATTGACGGCACAAGATCAACAACAGATTGACCGCGCGATTCAGTATCTTGATCTCAGTGATATCCAAGACAAATATCTCGATGAACTCAGTGGAGGGCAGCGGCAGCTCGCTTTTATTGCCATGGTGATAGCCCAAGATACCGATTATGTTTTCCTTGATGAACCACTGAACAATCTGGATATCCGCCATTCAAAGCAGATCATGCAGACGATTTGTCGATTGGCCAAAGAGATGAACAAGGCCGTGGTGGTGGTGATCCACGACATTAACTTTGCGGCGTGTTATTCCGACCAAATTATTGCTTTGAAAAAAGGTCAAATTGTCGCCAGTGGTAGTGTTGAAGAGGTGATTGAAGAAGCGGTGCTTGAGCAGATCTACGAAACCCCGTTTAGTGTCATTGAACGCGACGGTAAACGTATGTGTACCTATTTCTAA
- a CDS encoding iron chelate uptake ABC transporter family permease subunit, which translates to MSDRSKMWLLLAISLVMVTLFLGKGLTLDNYQYFLSRRIPKVLAMVLAGVAISQASLLFQTVTHNRILTPGILGFDSLYLLVQVIIVVVFGGLSQYVLNAYLNFGLSVVAMVLFSMALFGFYFRGKEKNLITLLLVGLVVGQLFSNVASFFVLIMDPNDYATVQASMFASFNNIDTQLVYFTAPILLIASLLMYHMHAVMDVCWLDKDNATSLGVNVRQVTKQVLMLSAVLIAVATALIGPILFFGLLVTNLAREMFHTYRHAQLLPGCAILGVTLLLAGQWLVENVLTFQTTLSVIINFVGGIYFMSMLLRNRIV; encoded by the coding sequence GTGTCTGATCGTAGCAAAATGTGGCTTCTGCTGGCGATAAGCCTAGTGATGGTGACTCTGTTTTTGGGCAAAGGACTCACACTGGACAATTATCAATACTTTCTCTCTCGCCGTATCCCCAAAGTGCTGGCGATGGTGTTAGCAGGTGTTGCGATTTCTCAAGCATCGCTTCTGTTTCAGACCGTGACGCACAATCGCATACTGACACCGGGAATCTTGGGATTTGATTCTCTCTATTTATTGGTGCAAGTCATCATTGTGGTGGTCTTCGGCGGTTTGAGCCAGTATGTGCTTAACGCCTACTTGAATTTTGGGCTCTCCGTCGTGGCCATGGTTTTGTTCTCTATGGCGTTATTCGGTTTTTATTTCCGAGGAAAAGAGAAAAATCTGATTACTTTATTATTGGTGGGCTTAGTTGTCGGCCAACTCTTCTCTAACGTTGCCTCCTTCTTTGTTTTGATCATGGATCCTAATGATTACGCGACGGTTCAAGCCAGTATGTTTGCGAGCTTCAACAATATTGATACCCAACTGGTTTACTTTACGGCACCAATTTTGTTGATTGCATCGCTGCTTATGTATCACATGCATGCTGTCATGGATGTGTGTTGGTTAGATAAAGATAACGCCACCAGTTTGGGGGTGAATGTTCGTCAAGTAACCAAGCAGGTGCTGATGTTAAGTGCCGTTTTAATTGCCGTAGCCACTGCGCTAATCGGGCCAATCTTGTTCTTTGGTCTACTCGTGACCAACTTGGCCAGGGAGATGTTTCACACTTATCGTCATGCCCAGCTATTGCCCGGCTGCGCCATTTTGGGCGTCACACTGCTGTTAGCCGGTCAATGGCTGGTGGAAAACGTCTTAACATTTCAAACAACACTCAGCGTAATCATCAACTTTGTGGGTGGCATCTATTTCATGTCGATGTTGCTGCGAAATCGTATTGTGTAG
- the vctD gene encoding iron chelate uptake ABC transporter permease subunit VctD, with protein sequence MKKLLLALFLLSFASVFVGVGDLTPAMLLSGDTQALHLLVTSRLPRLLAILLSGAGLSIAGLIMQQISQNRFAAPSTSGTIECAMLGYIVSLVFFGKGDSWLLIFSFAMGGTWLFVTFVQRIQFKNAVFIPLIGIIFGNIIDSLATFIAYRYDLLQNLSAWSVANFANLLQGDYELLYIALPVGIFSYLYATRISAAGLGKDFALNLGLNYQQVVVIGVLLVSVLSASVVMIVGQLPFLGLIVPNLVSYFYGDNLRRNIPLTALYGGLLVLGCDLLGRLIIFPYEVPISMVIAILGGAVFIYLILRGKQGV encoded by the coding sequence GTGAAAAAGTTATTGCTGGCTCTGTTTTTGCTGTCCTTCGCGTCGGTGTTTGTCGGCGTAGGGGATCTTACACCAGCGATGTTGTTGTCTGGGGACACGCAGGCGCTTCATTTGCTCGTGACGAGCCGTTTACCTCGCCTGCTGGCGATACTGCTTTCTGGTGCGGGTTTAAGTATCGCGGGCTTGATTATGCAGCAAATCAGCCAAAACCGATTTGCTGCACCATCGACGTCCGGCACGATTGAATGTGCCATGTTGGGCTACATCGTCAGCTTAGTGTTTTTTGGCAAAGGGGACAGTTGGTTACTGATCTTCAGTTTTGCAATGGGTGGAACATGGTTGTTTGTCACGTTTGTCCAACGAATACAGTTCAAAAATGCCGTGTTTATTCCTCTAATCGGCATCATTTTTGGCAACATCATTGATTCACTGGCAACGTTTATTGCCTATCGGTATGACTTGCTGCAAAACCTCTCTGCTTGGTCTGTCGCCAATTTCGCCAACCTTTTGCAAGGTGATTACGAACTGCTCTACATTGCGCTTCCGGTGGGAATATTCAGCTATCTCTATGCGACAAGAATTTCCGCTGCAGGCTTAGGTAAGGACTTCGCTCTCAACCTTGGTTTGAACTATCAGCAGGTGGTGGTGATTGGTGTTCTGTTGGTCTCGGTACTTTCCGCCAGTGTCGTCATGATCGTCGGGCAATTGCCTTTCTTGGGGCTGATTGTGCCAAATCTGGTGAGCTATTTTTATGGCGATAATTTACGCCGCAATATCCCTCTGACTGCCCTATATGGCGGCTTGCTGGTGCTTGGTTGTGACTTGCTTGGCCGCTTGATTATTTTCCCTTATGAAGTGCCCATTTCCATGGTGATTGCCATTTTGGGTGGCGCTGTGTTTATCTATCTGATCTTGAGAGGGAAGCAAGGTGTCTGA
- a CDS encoding MazG nucleotide pyrophosphohydrolase domain-containing protein: protein MKYFEQLLEVVRRKAKYDQSNSWYLGPHTYLNELKKEVDEVFDEIPRERTCYLEDELADVLWDYLNAIVALEKESEIRLDSILHRAYIKYSQRVTAIESGTDWADIKEAQKQVLEQEYAQSSR from the coding sequence ATGAAATATTTCGAACAATTACTCGAAGTGGTCCGACGTAAGGCGAAGTACGATCAAAGTAACTCTTGGTATTTGGGGCCACATACCTATCTCAACGAACTGAAAAAGGAAGTCGACGAAGTGTTCGATGAGATCCCGCGAGAGCGTACGTGTTACTTAGAAGATGAACTGGCGGATGTGCTCTGGGATTACCTGAATGCGATCGTAGCGCTCGAAAAAGAATCGGAGATCCGCTTAGATTCAATATTGCACCGAGCCTATATCAAATATAGCCAACGCGTCACGGCGATTGAATCCGGTACTGACTGGGCAGATATAAAAGAGGCGCAAAAACAAGTTCTTGAACAAGAATACGCTCAATCTTCTCGCTAA
- a CDS encoding NUDIX hydrolase yields MIPFQSHAVSGVALSRFEGQYKILMMKRTKGNYWCHVAGGIEKGEAGWQTIVREFAEETQINVETLYNGQYLEQFYQVKSDSIVNIPVFVVYCDDNQVVTLNDEHTEYRWCDLEQAKSLAEFPGQEALYDHVWQHFVLRTPSPLSRIPLNR; encoded by the coding sequence ATGATCCCATTTCAATCTCATGCCGTATCGGGTGTGGCACTTTCCCGTTTTGAAGGCCAATATAAAATCCTGATGATGAAGCGCACCAAAGGAAACTATTGGTGCCATGTTGCAGGCGGAATCGAAAAAGGCGAAGCCGGTTGGCAAACCATCGTTCGAGAGTTTGCCGAAGAGACCCAAATAAACGTAGAAACACTCTACAACGGCCAATATTTGGAACAGTTTTATCAAGTCAAAAGTGACTCTATCGTCAACATTCCTGTTTTTGTCGTCTATTGTGACGACAATCAAGTCGTTACACTCAATGATGAGCACACCGAATATCGTTGGTGCGATTTAGAGCAAGCCAAATCGTTAGCCGAATTTCCAGGGCAAGAAGCGCTGTATGATCATGTTTGGCAACACTTTGTCTTACGTACCCCTTCACCGCTCTCACGCATTCCACTCAATAGATAG
- a CDS encoding sugar O-acetyltransferase has translation MHQQKIYFCDDESVALEQQACLEILYDFNQTRPSEMEKRTAILRDLLANVGENCYIEPPLRANWGKHTHLGNNVYANFNLTLVDDTHIYIGNSVMIAPNVTIATAGHPIDPELRRKVAQFNIPVHIKDNVWIGANSVVLPGVTIGENSVIGAGSVVTKDIPANVVAVGNPCRVLRPIGEHDRRYFYRDKVIDDLPQT, from the coding sequence ATGCATCAACAAAAGATTTACTTTTGTGATGATGAGAGTGTGGCGTTGGAGCAGCAAGCTTGCCTAGAAATTCTCTATGATTTTAACCAAACTAGACCCTCAGAAATGGAAAAACGCACGGCGATTTTGCGTGATCTCTTGGCCAATGTAGGTGAAAACTGCTACATCGAACCACCACTAAGAGCCAATTGGGGTAAGCACACACACTTAGGTAATAACGTCTATGCCAATTTCAATTTAACCTTGGTGGACGATACGCACATCTACATTGGCAACTCGGTGATGATTGCACCCAATGTCACCATCGCAACGGCGGGACATCCGATCGATCCTGAACTGCGACGTAAAGTGGCGCAATTCAATATTCCTGTGCACATTAAAGATAACGTTTGGATTGGGGCGAACAGCGTTGTGTTGCCAGGCGTAACGATTGGCGAAAACAGCGTGATTGGTGCCGGCAGTGTGGTGACGAAAGACATCCCAGCGAATGTCGTGGCCGTCGGTAATCCTTGCCGAGTGTTACGGCCGATTGGAGAACATGACAGACGTTACTTCTATCGCGATAAGGTTATTGACGATTTACCGCAAACCTAA